One part of the Mariniblastus fucicola genome encodes these proteins:
- the hemL gene encoding glutamate-1-semialdehyde 2,1-aminomutase — MTKLNLENSHREYARAKSLMPGGVNSAARAFGAVGGEPIVFERGEGPWLFDIDGNKYLDYIGSWGPMILGHQFPAVCDAVHAAVDRGTSFGAPTVAENELAELIIEAVPSVEMVRLVNSGTEATMSAIRVARGYTGRDVVIKFAGNYHGHVDSLLVSAGSAAATLGVPNSPGVTQGTTQDTMVLEYNCVEGLGQAFAEHGDRIAAVILEPVCGNMGCVTPSGEFLAALRSLTEQHGSVLIFDEVMCGFRVARSGAQSLFGVIPDMTTMGKIVGGGLPLGAFGGKREIMQHVLPAGKVFQAGTLSGNPIATAAGIAMLKSLRDDPPYDYLEKISDRLAQGLSKSAADAGIEHCVNRVGSMMTLFFHPGPVTDWTSAAKCDTEKFSKWFWGLIHRGVYMPCSQFEALFVSATHTEEHIDQTIAASRDVFESWT; from the coding sequence CTAAATCTTGAAAACAGCCATCGTGAATACGCCCGAGCAAAATCTCTGATGCCGGGAGGCGTCAACAGTGCGGCACGTGCTTTCGGAGCCGTCGGTGGCGAGCCCATTGTGTTCGAACGCGGCGAAGGGCCGTGGTTGTTCGATATCGACGGCAACAAATATCTGGACTACATCGGGTCATGGGGCCCGATGATTCTTGGGCATCAGTTTCCAGCCGTTTGCGACGCCGTTCATGCGGCGGTTGATCGCGGGACCAGCTTCGGTGCTCCAACAGTCGCCGAAAATGAGCTGGCGGAGCTGATCATCGAAGCCGTTCCTTCGGTCGAAATGGTACGCTTGGTGAACTCGGGGACCGAAGCCACGATGAGCGCGATTCGCGTCGCTCGCGGCTACACCGGACGCGATGTGGTGATCAAGTTCGCTGGCAACTACCACGGCCACGTCGACAGCCTGTTGGTTTCCGCAGGAAGTGCCGCAGCCACGTTGGGCGTCCCGAACTCCCCGGGCGTTACCCAAGGGACGACTCAGGACACGATGGTTCTGGAATACAATTGCGTCGAAGGTTTGGGCCAAGCGTTTGCTGAACACGGAGACAGGATCGCGGCAGTGATTCTGGAGCCCGTTTGCGGCAACATGGGCTGTGTGACTCCCAGCGGCGAGTTTCTGGCGGCGCTTCGTTCGCTGACGGAACAGCATGGCAGCGTTTTGATCTTCGACGAAGTCATGTGTGGTTTCCGGGTCGCACGATCGGGTGCTCAATCACTATTCGGCGTGATTCCTGACATGACGACGATGGGCAAGATCGTCGGTGGTGGACTGCCTCTCGGTGCGTTCGGCGGCAAACGCGAAATCATGCAACACGTGCTTCCCGCGGGCAAAGTTTTCCAGGCAGGGACGCTTTCTGGAAATCCAATCGCCACCGCAGCTGGAATCGCGATGCTCAAGTCACTGCGTGACGATCCGCCGTACGATTACCTTGAGAAAATTTCAGATCGACTGGCGCAAGGCCTGTCAAAATCGGCGGCCGATGCGGGAATCGAGCACTGTGTCAATCGAGTCGGCAGCATGATGACCCTGTTTTTCCATCCCGGCCCGGTCACTGATTGGACCTCCGCCGCGAAATGCGACACCGAGAAATTTTCGAAATGGTTCTGGGGGTTGATCCACCGTGGTGTCTACATGCCCTGCAGCCAATTCGAAGCTCTTTTCGTTTCAGCGACTCATACGGAAGAACATATCGACCAAACGATTGCGGCGTCTCGCGATGTTTTTGAGTCCTGGACGTGA
- a CDS encoding acyl-CoA dehydrogenase family protein has translation MLKTPESNDESIGNPSAKDSDDAMALILQQAGKSADEVAALSTLDDADRSAESQFSGEAPTITALFGKGKAREFFAGDFAPSANVAKVMGECLEFLMQRKKENTLCNHEKMLFREDIITGLAERGFFGLAIPEQYGGSGAKLGDLGPLLRALTFVHPDLAVMFEVHNFLGPVTPILDFGTDEQKEYFLPKMAKGELLGSFALTEPGVGADPSKLSMTARLEGDHYIVSGVKWPITNVIYGGVCILIVKLEGHDLKPGRDSGMIVFEVPKSDNANFAMKRNDLTAFDYLWNARFRLTDCKIPKSSLLGPPGRGLAQAFSSLAKGRGGIGVNSAAKTFKLLAHVILDPELEGAESKAHGDAPNGGGWTSFRSTFGKPIGAAPRIQTWIGRATAHGLAARVLGDLCFRLAANGVRDETQGMIAKVYATKCLLQTAINCYQIQGGRSVHTDEKRKFTRMKAAGATDPSADKSPTGHNASMPDHAIENYIGENMHEFTIATVYEGPNPVLSDVGAPNAMTRNIRGKYLEPIGIAEVEGKFGFMPKAKFGAFIAKSMVGSVFGSCDMSGVQNRFEEKDTYVRKAMKRNRVLGRRILMIIAKYQKSFMDQSFLLGDEGGVFDQLCHNLASLCFALSMEKRDPEYLKVAAALDLEASIRLNGQESSPYLQKLWAEIGQLMMDRDSTLHKDLIADIDVQPIPLDPRFIDRFI, from the coding sequence ATGTTGAAGACGCCAGAATCAAACGATGAATCGATTGGAAATCCGTCCGCGAAAGACAGCGACGACGCGATGGCTTTGATCCTGCAGCAGGCTGGTAAGTCTGCGGACGAGGTGGCCGCGCTTTCGACTTTGGATGACGCGGATCGCAGCGCCGAAAGTCAATTCTCTGGCGAAGCTCCCACGATCACGGCGCTTTTCGGCAAAGGCAAGGCCCGCGAGTTCTTCGCCGGAGATTTTGCTCCGTCGGCGAATGTCGCGAAAGTCATGGGCGAGTGTCTTGAGTTTCTGATGCAGCGGAAGAAAGAGAACACGCTCTGCAATCACGAGAAAATGCTGTTTCGCGAAGACATCATCACCGGTCTGGCGGAACGTGGCTTCTTCGGGCTCGCGATCCCGGAACAATACGGCGGCAGCGGAGCCAAACTTGGTGACCTCGGTCCCCTGCTCCGCGCGTTGACGTTCGTCCATCCTGACCTCGCCGTCATGTTCGAAGTCCATAACTTTCTCGGCCCCGTCACGCCGATTCTGGATTTCGGAACCGACGAGCAAAAAGAATATTTTCTGCCGAAGATGGCCAAGGGCGAACTGCTTGGATCGTTTGCTTTGACCGAACCTGGAGTCGGCGCCGATCCAAGCAAGCTTTCGATGACCGCGCGGCTGGAAGGAGACCACTACATTGTCAGCGGAGTGAAGTGGCCGATTACGAATGTGATCTACGGCGGCGTTTGCATTTTGATTGTGAAGCTCGAAGGCCACGACCTGAAACCGGGTCGCGATTCTGGCATGATCGTGTTCGAAGTGCCAAAGTCGGACAACGCGAATTTCGCGATGAAGCGAAACGATTTGACGGCGTTCGACTATCTTTGGAACGCGAGATTTCGACTGACCGATTGCAAGATCCCGAAATCAAGTTTGCTTGGCCCGCCCGGACGCGGTTTGGCTCAGGCGTTCAGTTCGCTGGCCAAAGGCCGTGGTGGAATTGGTGTTAACAGCGCGGCAAAGACGTTCAAGTTGCTGGCTCACGTGATTCTTGACCCGGAACTCGAAGGCGCGGAATCGAAGGCTCATGGTGACGCTCCCAACGGCGGCGGTTGGACCAGCTTTCGCAGCACGTTTGGCAAACCGATCGGTGCTGCACCGCGAATTCAGACATGGATCGGCCGCGCGACGGCCCACGGTTTGGCGGCCCGCGTCCTCGGCGACCTGTGCTTTCGATTGGCAGCCAACGGAGTCCGTGACGAAACTCAGGGCATGATCGCGAAGGTTTACGCTACGAAATGTCTGCTTCAAACAGCGATCAACTGTTACCAGATTCAGGGCGGCCGTTCGGTGCATACCGATGAGAAACGCAAGTTTACGCGGATGAAAGCCGCCGGTGCGACAGACCCGTCCGCGGACAAATCGCCAACAGGTCACAACGCTTCGATGCCCGATCACGCGATTGAGAACTACATCGGCGAGAACATGCACGAGTTCACGATTGCGACTGTGTACGAAGGCCCCAACCCGGTGCTTTCGGACGTCGGTGCTCCCAATGCGATGACGCGAAATATCCGCGGTAAGTATTTGGAGCCGATCGGAATCGCGGAAGTCGAAGGCAAGTTTGGATTCATGCCGAAAGCGAAATTCGGAGCCTTCATCGCCAAGTCCATGGTGGGTTCGGTGTTTGGTTCCTGCGATATGTCGGGGGTGCAAAATCGCTTTGAGGAAAAAGACACCTACGTTCGCAAAGCCATGAAACGGAATCGTGTTTTGGGACGCCGCATTTTGATGATCATCGCCAAGTATCAAAAGAGCTTCATGGATCAGAGCTTTTTGCTGGGCGACGAAGGTGGAGTTTTCGATCAGCTTTGCCACAACCTGGCTTCGCTGTGTTTCGCATTGTCGATGGAAAAACGTGATCCGGAGTATCTGAAAGTCGCCGCTGCCCTCGATCTTGAAGCCAGCATTCGACTCAATGGCCAGGAGAGTTCACCGTATCTGCAAAAGCTCTGGGCCGAGATCGGTCAGTTGATGATGGATCGGGATTCGACGCTGCATAAAGACCTGATTGCCGACATCGATGTTCAGCCGATTCCACTCGATCCGCGCTTCATCGATCGGTTTATCTAG